The following coding sequences lie in one Trichoderma breve strain T069 chromosome 1, whole genome shotgun sequence genomic window:
- a CDS encoding taurine catabolism dioxygenase tauD, tfdA family domain-containing protein: MLFLLKGRTTSSGLGRRLSFIPRQASAALPRSRFYATTLETSPKGLVFKSDDSGSPIKAELSKIWLRDNCRCAKCVNQDTLQRNFDTFAIPKDVSPTEISPKSDGVDILWSDSHKSYYPWSWLNFTVQDTNNKKPTIQDERRLWGATVSSAPPEVDFENVMNSTSPKGMAELTAKIRQYGFCFVTNSPKTPEDTEKLLETIGPIRNTHYGGFYDFIPDLALADTAYTNLALPAHTDTTYFTEPAGLQAFHLLSHTPPTNKPADEVLGGQSLLVDGFHAAETLRKESPGDFEILRKVKLPWHASGNQGVAIAPDMAYPVIEATGEKLHRIRWNNDDRGVVPVDIDVDAWYQAARKWDEILKRKESEYWFQLEPGRVLIFDNWRVLHGRSAFEGLRRICGAYISRDDFISRWKMTNFPREEVIASNMQLR, from the exons ATGTTATTTTTGCTCAAGGGCCGTACAACTAG CtctggccttggccgccgcctcagctTCATCCCTCGGCAGGCCTCGGCTGCTCTCCCAAGGTCACGATTCTATGCGACAACCCTCGAGACTAGCCCTAAAGGACTCGTTTTCAAGAGCGATGACTCCGGATCCCCTATCAAAGCTGAATT GTCTAAAATATGGCTCCG CGACAACTGCCGTTGCGCCAAATGCGTAAACCAGGATACCCTACAGCGCAACTTTGATACCTTTGCC ATACCTAAGGATGTTTCACCTACAGAAATTTCGCCCAAAAGTGACGGCGTTGATATACTAT GGTCGGATTCTCATAAAAGCTACTACCCATGGTCTTGGCTCAACTTTACCGTTCAGGATACGAATAATAAGAAGCCCACAATTCAAGA CGAGAGAAGGCTATGGGGCGCGACGGTATcctcagctcctccagaaGTCGATTTTGAGAATGTCATGAACAGCACTTCTCCAAAGGGAATGGCTGAGTTGACGGCAAAGATT CGCCAATATGGGTTTTGCTTCGTTACCAACTCGCCCAAAACTCCAGAGGATACGGAGAAGCTCTTGGAAACAATTGGGCCAATTCGAAATACTCACTACGGAGGCTTTTACGACTTCATCCCGGACCTAGCTCTCGCCGACACAGCTTACACCAATCTGGCTCTCCCGGCCCATACGGACACGACTTATTTTACCGAGCCCGCGGGCTTACAAGCATTTCACCTGCTATCTCACACGCCACCGACGAATAAGCCCGCTGACGAGGTGCTGGGCGGACAATCACTGCTTGTAGATGGATTCCATGCTGCCGAGACACTTAGAAAGGAATCGCCGGGAGATTTTGAGATACTGCGCAAGGTCAAGCTCCCGTGGCATGCTAGTGGCAACCAGGGCGTTGCAATTGCGCCGGATATGGCATATCCTGTGATTGAAGCTActggcgagaagctgcacaGGATCAGGTGGAACAATGATGACCGAGGAGTAGTCCCTGTGGATATCGACGTTGATGCGTGGTACCAGGCAGCACGAAAGTGGGACGAGATTCTGAAGCGTAAAGAAAGCGAATATTGGTTTCAGCTTGAGCCAGGGCGAGTTTTGA TCTTTGATAACTGGCGAGTACTTCATGGGAGAAGCGCATTTGAGGGATTGCGGCGCATCTGTGGTGCCTATA TCAGCCGCGATGACTTTATCTCCCGTTGGAAAATGACCAATTTTCCACGCG